One Gemmatimonadaceae bacterium genomic region harbors:
- a CDS encoding ComF family protein — MGTEFGGQASPRDRVGALMRAGLQVAVRGAREGAAALEALLLPRHCVACERLIPPNVDAIACATCWSRVTALPRPRCARCGHPVGTESCRWCVLLPPFVRAARSWCWVPGGDAERMVYALKYEGWKSIAREMAERMSRLDWPDDVVAERAALIPVPLAAARERERGFNQSRELALALAPRWGIPVWDDVIERPKATPSQTRLTPAERLRNVADAFRLVAGAPAKVRGAHVMLVDDVVTTAATLNECATTLWNAGARIVSYVTFGRARAAGDQPPTWLSRG; from the coding sequence ATGGGGACAGAGTTCGGGGGACAGGCTTCGCCTCGCGATCGTGTCGGGGCGCTCATGCGCGCGGGGTTGCAGGTGGCGGTGCGCGGGGCGCGCGAAGGTGCCGCGGCGCTCGAGGCGCTCCTCCTGCCACGACATTGCGTAGCGTGCGAGCGCCTCATTCCTCCCAACGTCGACGCCATCGCCTGCGCCACGTGCTGGTCACGCGTGACGGCGCTCCCGCGCCCGCGCTGCGCGCGCTGCGGGCACCCGGTGGGGACGGAGAGTTGCCGCTGGTGTGTGCTGCTCCCTCCGTTCGTGCGCGCGGCGCGCTCGTGGTGCTGGGTCCCGGGCGGCGACGCCGAGCGGATGGTGTACGCGCTCAAGTACGAGGGGTGGAAGTCGATCGCGCGCGAAATGGCGGAGCGGATGTCGCGCCTGGACTGGCCCGACGACGTGGTGGCCGAGCGCGCGGCGCTCATTCCGGTCCCGCTCGCCGCGGCACGGGAGCGCGAGCGCGGCTTCAACCAGAGCCGGGAGTTGGCGCTCGCCCTTGCCCCACGATGGGGCATTCCGGTGTGGGATGATGTCATCGAACGCCCGAAGGCAACACCGTCGCAAACGCGATTGACACCAGCAGAGCGTTTGCGCAACGTTGCCGATGCCTTCAGGCTCGTCGCAGGGGCGCCGGCGAAAGTGCGCGGCGCCCATGTCATGTTGGTCGATGACGTCGTCACGACCGCGGCGACCCTGAACGAGTGCGCCACCACGTTGTGGAACGCCGGGGCGCGAATCGTCAGCTACGTCACCTTCGGCCGGGCCCGCGCAGCGGGTGACCAGCCGCCTACATGGCTTTCGCGAGGATGA
- a CDS encoding shikimate dehydrogenase, producing MTAPLPGRLVLLGHPVSHSLSPAFQNAALRAAGIPLAYEALDVPPDALSGVLQLLLAQRAAGNVTIPHKDAVYRACAARSELAERAGAVNTFWVDATGRLVGDNTDVHGIEALADALGVERASARVALLGSGGSASAVCAAIERWPGAQVRVFARTASRSAALAARFPALVRLAGSASDALSGATLVINATPVGMRDDALPLGLAALPRDARVMDLVYRPGETRWVREARAAGHAALDGIEMLLHQGARSFERWFARAADLAVMRDALQRAARP from the coding sequence GTGACGGCACCGCTGCCGGGGCGGCTCGTCCTCCTCGGTCACCCGGTCTCGCACTCCCTCTCGCCCGCCTTCCAGAACGCCGCGCTGCGCGCGGCGGGGATCCCGCTCGCGTACGAGGCGCTCGACGTCCCGCCGGACGCGCTCTCTGGTGTCTTGCAGCTACTCCTGGCCCAACGCGCCGCGGGGAACGTCACCATTCCGCACAAGGACGCCGTGTACCGCGCCTGCGCCGCTCGCAGCGAGCTGGCCGAACGCGCCGGGGCCGTGAATACGTTCTGGGTCGATGCCACCGGGCGACTGGTTGGCGACAACACCGACGTGCACGGGATCGAGGCGTTGGCCGATGCCCTGGGCGTCGAGCGCGCGTCGGCGCGCGTGGCACTGCTGGGGAGCGGCGGCTCGGCCTCCGCGGTCTGTGCCGCCATCGAACGCTGGCCCGGTGCGCAGGTGCGCGTCTTTGCCCGCACCGCATCGCGAAGCGCGGCGTTGGCGGCACGCTTTCCCGCCCTGGTGCGGCTGGCGGGCTCGGCGTCGGATGCCTTGTCGGGGGCAACGCTCGTGATCAACGCCACGCCGGTCGGCATGCGCGACGATGCCCTCCCCCTGGGCCTCGCCGCGCTCCCACGTGACGCTCGCGTGATGGACCTGGTGTATCGTCCTGGCGAAACGCGATGGGTGCGCGAGGCACGCGCAGCGGGACACGCGGCGCTGGACGGCATCGAGATGTTGTTGCATCAGGGCGCCAGATCGTTCGAGCGGTGGTTCGCTCGCGCCGCAGATCTCGCGGTGATGCGGGACGCCCTGCAACGCGCCGCTCGACCGTAG